The Porites lutea chromosome 11, jaPorLute2.1, whole genome shotgun sequence genome includes a region encoding these proteins:
- the LOC140952272 gene encoding uncharacterized protein yields the protein MESWVLSVVAGAAFASFINSYDEERRSHSESKRYWILRILQITMYNVYVTNKSENVVYVRLKSQELSSMNPTFHQELHKLVRRGRVPDESYIQTFLVRYGFKLIPYRETLSFSTVACSGRGVTRILYASLYARSELWAMDEEVDFLRFGCLFVRSHYVSVLKTSFSFKQVNPEPVWIGAKSGDPVPTNIIKASSGLEAEYFGRLTNGVPCGVTVTANNKCSRWNTRDGPPRISGDILRDTGHQLYRVKIGDPVPPNAVIVGLSSSLGSLYLGRVGGKVPCSVSAVDGKIKHFLRANNVERNGSASGEILVLTNGIAA from the exons ATGGAGTCCTGGGTGCTGTCTGTCGTTGCCGGTGCAGCGTTTGCATCTTTCATTAATTCTTACGATGAGGAGCGACGCAGTCACAGTGAATCAAAAAGGTACTGGATTCTAAG GATACTGCAGATCACCATGTACAACGTTTACGTAACCAATAAATCCGAAAATGTTGTCTATGTGAGGTTGAAGTCTCAAGAACTTTCTTCTATGAACCCAACGTTTCATCAAGAATTACACAAGCTGGTGAGAAGGGGCAGAGTGCCGGATGAATCCTACATACAGACATTCTTAGTACGATATGGTTTTAAGTTGATTCCTTATCGCGAGACACTGTCTTTTTCAACTGTGGCTTGTAGCGGTAGAGGTGTAACCCGCATCTTGTACGCTTCTTTGTATGCCCGGTCAGAATTGTGGGCTATGGATGAAGAAGTCGATTTCCTCAGATTTGGATGCCTGTTTGTCAGAAGTCATTATGTGTCGGTACTTAAAACtagttttagttttaaacaAGTTAACCCTGAGCCAGTTTGGATTGGAGCAAAAAGCGGTGATCCCGTTCCGACAAACATCATCAAAGCATCCAGCGGTTTGGAAGCAGAGTATTTTGGTCGGTTGACGAATGGCGTGCCATGTGGTGTGACTGTTACCGCAAATAATAAGTGCAGCAGGTGGAATACAAGAGACGGGCCTCCTCGGATATCTGGTGATATCCTGCGAGATACTGGCCATCAACTATATCGAGTTAAAATTGGTGATCCCGTGCCTCCTAACGCTGTGATTGTTGGCTTAAGTAGTTCTCTTGGGTCGCTCTACCTCGGGAGAGTTGGTGGTAAAGTGCCGTGCTCAGTCAGCGCGGTGGATggaaaaattaaacattttctcCGGGCTAACAACGTAGAACGAAATGGAAGTGCGAGTggtgaaatccttgttctgacAAACGGCATTGCTGCTTGA
- the LOC140953169 gene encoding transmembrane protein 45B-like encodes MGSFAGHVLPGCFFIAFGLWWWCNIMVLIAKAHARFLKSRDSRRPNIEFQLDYQTCTWLKVPVPYLRAFPLEPFLKVTATSVGIIAELTKGDWSLINRNNHFAHLNNFAHASMFAVFFLAALVEILRFYSLLFLPPSAEHLLSSLAFFVVGELFYFHIDGRSVLDQNLHIFIYILAFSISIVFLLEAGYRKCFILFMARAVLVVLLGTWFIQVAHVLYGTDPWKDTASNRAFVAIAFTWHILALLFTILCSLLLVSLVMRILCRSCCGTSLAADGNVSLDATELSSLIREDPTQID; translated from the coding sequence ATGGGGTCTTTCGCGGGCCATGTTCTTCCAGGCTGTTTCTTTATAGCCTTTGGTTTGTGGTGGTGGTGCAATATAATGGTCTTGATCGCAAAAGCACATGCAAGATTTCTGAAAAGTCGTGACTCGCGAAGACCAAACATTGAATTTCAATTAGACTACCAGACATGTACTTGGCTTAAAGTTCCCGTGCCGTACCTCAGGGCTTTTCCATTAGAGCCTTTTTTGAAAGTTACAGCTACTTCGGTGGGAATTATCGCTGAATTAACCAAGGGTGACTGGAGTTTGATAAACAGAAACAACCATTTTGCGCACTTGAACAATTTTGCTCATGCTTCAATGTTCGCTGTCTTTTTCCTTGCTGCTTTAGTGGAAATTCTACGTTTCTACTCGCTTTTGTTCCTGCCTCCATCGGCGGAACACCTTCTATCTTCGCTGGCGTTCTTCGTCGTCGGCGAACTGTTTTACTTTCACATCGATGGGCGCTCTGTTCTGGATCAAAACCTCCatatatttatttacattttagcCTTTTCTATATCCATTGTTTTTCTGCTCGAAGCCGGGTATCGCaagtgtttcattttgtttatggCGCGCGCAGTCTTGGTCGTGCTTCTCGGTACCTGGTTTATTCAAGTGGCACACGTCTTGTACGGAACAGACCCCTGGAAAGACACCGCTTCCAATCGAGCATTTGTTGCCATCGCCTTTACGTGGCACATCTTAGCACTGCTCTTCACAATTCTGTGCAGTCTTTTGCTGGTTAGCTTGGTTATGAGGATTTTGTGTCGCTCATGCTGTGGCACATCTTTGGCGGCTGATGGCAACGTGAGTCTAGACGCAACGGAACTCAGTAGTTTGATCAGGGAGGACCCAACTCAAATAGACTGA
- the LOC140952053 gene encoding uncharacterized protein: MYDVYVTNNQTENAYVRLKAQELSSVNPKFHQELHSLVRQGEMDKSYIQTFLVRWGFRLIPPRETVSFATVVCSSSGGTLMYASLCVRSELWAMDEEVDFHKFGCLFVRSYYTPPTVNTKGSFSFSFRQVNPEPVWIGAHDGDNIPTNAIKSSSGLQVKYFGRSVRGVPCGVSVTANNKCSGWYSKTGYQLPMTSGDILQATGHQLYRVKSGDPIPPNAVIVGVSGTEGSLYLGRVGGKIPCSVSSEEGKIKKFFYRTGAKTRFESSSGEILVLTKDTAA; this comes from the coding sequence ATGTACGACGTTTACGTGACCAATAATCAAACCGAAAATGCCTATGTGAGGTTGAAGGCTCAAGAACTTTCTTCTGTAAACCCAAAGTTTCATCAAGAATTACACTCGCTGGTGAGACAGGGCGAAATGGATAAATCATACATTCAAACATTCTTAGTACGATGGGGTTTTCGCCTGATTCCTCCTCGAGAGACAGTATCATTTGCAACTGTGGTTTGTAGTAGCAGTGGTGGAACCCTTATGTACGCTTCTTTATGTGTCCGGTCAGAATTGTGGGCTATGGATGAAGAAGTCGATTTCCACAAATTTGGATGCCTGTTTGTCAGAAGTTATTATACGCCGCCAACCGTGAACACAAAAGgtagttttagttttagttttagaCAGGTTAATCCTGAGCCAGTTTGGATTGGGGCACATGATGGTGATAATATTCCGACAAATGCTATCAAATCATCCAGCGGTTTGCAAGTAAAGTATTTTGGTCGATCTGTGCGTGGCGTGCCATGTGGTGTGTCTGTTACCGCCAATAATAAGTGCAGCGGGTGGTATTCGAAAACGGGGTACCAGCTCCCTATGACATCTGGTGATATCCTGCAAGCTACTGGCCATCAGCTTTATCGAGTTAAAAGTGGCGATCCCATACCTCCTAACGCCGTGATTGTTGGAGTAAGTGGTACTGAAGGATCACTTTACCTTGGAAGGGTTGGTGGTAAAATTCCGTGCTCAGTCAGCtcagaagaaggaaaaattaaaaagtttttttatcgTACCGGAGCGAAAACACGTTTTGAAAGTTCGAGTggtgaaatccttgttctgacAAAAGACACTGCAGCTTAA